GTCCGCCCGCCACATGGGACTCTCCGTGTCGGCGGAGTCGGGCGTTCCCGTGGTTTCGAAGGAGTTGATGATGCGGGCCACGCGCTCCACCACGGACACTCCGTCTTCCATCGTGCTGGTTCCGGAGGTGAGGACCACCACTGCGTATTCTGCACCGCCGGCACGGACAAAACCCATGCTGCCGACGTTCCAAGACAAGGCGTCGTCCTGCAGCCAGCCATTCTTCAGGGCAATTTCGGCGCCAAGGTCTGAGGCTCCGGCGCTGATTCCCCAGCTTTGGCCTGATTCCACATTTTCCATGAGCTCCACGGCGAACTCCTGCAGGCCGGGGTCGATCCAGTCCACTCCCTCAAGAAGCGCGCGTGCAATCTTGAGCTGGTCCTCGACTCCGGTCTCATTGGCACCCCATACCTCGGAGGCGTTAGTTTCCGTGACACCGAGCATGCCGTAGGTCCGGGCCAGTTCCGGCGCTCCCCCAACGGCTTCGTACAGCGCCGTGGTGGCATCATTGTCGCTGTACTCGATCATCATCACGGCCTGGTATTCCTCTTCCAGCGTCAGGTCCCGTTCCTCCTGCGTCGCTTCGCGCAGCAGGGTCAGCAGGATCGGCACCTTGACGAGGCTTGCTTCCAGATAGCTGCCGCCGGGGTTGTAGTGCCAAGCGCGGCCGGAAGTGGCTTCATAAACAGCTGCGGAGAACTCCGTGCCTGATGAGTTGCCCTCCGGGTCCGTGTAGGCGTTGACCTCATCCGCCCAGGCATCAAGCGCGTCGGTAAGCAGGTCTGCTTCATCCACCGGAAGCGGGGCGGAGGACGATTCCTGCGCAGCACCTGTTGCGGCACTTTCCGTGGTCACCATGCCGCAGCCGGCAGCGGTGAGCGGGAGCAGCAGCGCCGCAACGGTCGCCACCGTACGCCGGAACGTCATACGCATGCGGGTACCTCCTCTTCCTGGGTGCACACTTTGTCCGTCCATCCCAGAAATAGCAACGGAGACTGTTCAAAAGCTGAGAGTCTGTGCGCAGGGACCGTGCGTGCCGCCCAGCCTGGAGCGCCGCCGCCGGGCGGGCCTGGCGCGATACCAGGCGGAACAATGGCCCCGCTCGGATGTTGGCGGCTTCGAACGCCGTTCACGCAAAGCAAAACCCGCCGTCCTTCCGGACGGCGGGTTCATAGTTTGCTTCTTCTGTGGGTCCTACCGGGATCGAACCGATGACATCCACGGTGTAAACGTGGCGCTCTACCAGCTGAGCTAAAGACCCTTTGTGACCGTTATGCCTCTCAGGTTTTCCTGATCAGCGCCGCATCACGAGGAATTACTCTACCGGACGTTTGCGGATAATGCCTAATCAGCTCATTACGCCTGGTGATTCGCCGTCACGGACCCTGATTTGGGCCGCCCGCGTCCCGGGACAAATCCGGCAGTTCAGCTGCAAGATATTCAAGTGCCGTCGACACGCCCGCGTCTATCTTTAGGTCCGCCAAGTCATCCCCGCGGGTGGGGCCGCGGTTGATGATAACCACCGGTTTTCCCGTCTTATGCGCGTGTTTGACGAACCGCAGGCCGCTCATCACGGTCAGGGACGATCCGGCAACCAGGAGGGCATCGGCAGCATTGAGCATGGCAAAGGCTGCGGCTACGCGGTCCCGGGGCACGTTTTCACCAAAATAGACGAAATCCGGTTTCAGCATTCCGCCGCAAACGGGACAGTCAGCCACGACAAAGTCTTCGGTGTCCGCGACGTCCGCATCGGCGTCGGGGGCAATGTCACCGTCCAGCCTGGTGCGCTCGAGAAAACCCGGGTTCAGTTCTTCCAGCAGCCGGGAGATGGTCTGACGGGAGTATCTGGTTCCGCATTCCAGGCACATGACGCGGTCATAGCGCCCGTGCAGGTCCACGGCCAACGCACTGCCCGCGTCCGTGTGGAGCCGGTCCACGTTTTGGGTGATCAGTCCGGTGGTGAGTCCCCTGCGTTCCAAACGGGCGACGGCGGCGTGGCCGGCATTGGGCGCCGCCTGGCGCAGATGGTGCCACCCCACATGGTTTCGTGCCCAGTAACGGCGGCGCAGGTCCGGGTCCCCGACGAATTCCTGATAGGTCATCGGGTTGCGCGGCGGCGCCTCCGGCCCCCGGTAGTCGGGGATGCCGGAATCGGTGCTCATTCCCGCCCCGGTGAGGATGGCCAGCCGGCGACCGGCCAGCAACTCAACGGCACGGCGAAGCTGACGCTCTTCATCCGCGGTGGGCGGCGGAGCGGACGGTGCGGGGTCGGAGCGGACAAAACCGGTAAGTCCCAGCCCCGGCCTTGAGCCGCCGGAACGGCCGCTGCCGGCAGGTGTGTTGGTCACGGAGAAGTCAGCTCCCGAACTGCATCGCGGTACGCCTGCAGCGGGCGGGGTGTTCCGGCGCCGGAGCGCACTACGCTTCGCACCAGGCCCTGTTCATCGATGAGAAAGGAGGCCCGCAGCGGACGGCCGAGGTCGGCGTCGAACGCCTCGTAGGCGCTGGCCACGCGGCCGTGGGGCCAAAAATCCGCCAGCAGGTCAAAGGAATAACCGCGGGCCTGAGAATAGGCACGCAGGGCATATTTCGAGTCGCAGGAGACCGCCAGCATGCGGACCCCGTCGCGGCCGAATTCCTCCCGGACCGTCTCAAGCTCATCAAGTTCCCCGGAACACACGCCTGAAAACGCGAAGGGGAAGAAAACAACAAGGACCGGCTGACCTTGAAGCGCAGACAAACGGACAGGCTCCCCAAACTGGTTGGGGAGCTCAAAGTCCGGAGCCGGATACCGCCCGTCAGCTGCCGGTGACGGTGTCAGCTCCAAGGCGGCTACTTCTTGCGTCGGGCAACCAGGCGGGTGGCAGCCCAGTCATCGCTTACTGCCGGCGATGTGGTGACGTGCAGGCCGGCCGTTGGTGCCGCCTCTTCGATGTCTGCGGGAGGAACGTACCCGTCCCGACCGGACTTAGGCGTCAGCACCCAGACCACTCCGCCGTCGTCGAGCGTTGTAATGGAGTCCACCAGCGCATCCACGAGGTCTCCGTCGTCGGCACGCCACCAGAGGATAACTCCGTCTACGACTTCATGGTCCTCTTCGGTGAGGAGCTCACTCCCGACCAAGTCCTCGAGTCCGTCGCGGAGGTCGAAATCGACGTCCTCGTCGTAGCCGAATTCCTGAATCAGGTCTTGGTCTTTGAAACCCAATCTTCCCGCCACGCTGTTTTCCGTGACGGCTTCGGCCTCGCTCACTTCACTCCTCCTGGTTGACTGCATAAATACAAGGGAATCACATATTTGGACGAGATGCGGTGTCTTGGACACAAGCCAACACCTTTTGGGCAGAACCTTCAAGGTTCCGTGGCATGCACCGGAGGGTTATCACATGTACCCGCAGGTGGGACAGCGGGACCGCGTGCACGGGCGTTGGTTGACCCGCCCGCCGCCGGAAGCGAACAGGCTACGCAAGACGCGCTCTCCGGGACTAGAGTGGACGGAAGAGGCTCCGGAGGCAACCAGCATCCGCATAGCCGCCGTGATCGTCCGGATTGAAACCGGATCCCCACAGTCGTAATTGGTGCAGACACAATCTGCACCCGAGAGAGGTTTGCCGTGGCCGCAGAAGACACAACGGACATCCTGAGCGGGTTAACCAACCAGCTTCCGGACCGTGACCCCGAGGAAACCGCGGAATGGATTGAATCGCTTGACGAACTAATCCGTTCGCAGGGCACCGAACGCGCCCAGTACATCATGCGTTCACTGCTCCAGCGCGCTGGTTCCCAGAGCGTAGGCGTGCCGATGGTAACCACCACCGACTACGTCAACACCATTCCCGTCGACCAGGAACCAGAGTTCCCGGGCGACGAGGAAATCGAACGCCGCTACCGTGCCTGGCTTCGCTGGAATGCCGCCATTATGGTGCACCGTGCCCAGCGCCCGGGCATCGGCGTCGGCGGACATATTTCCACCTACGCCGGAGCGGCCACCCTTTACGAAGTGGGTATGAACCACTTCTTCCGGGGCAAGGACCATCCGGGCGGTGGAGACCAGATTTATTTCCAGGGTCACGCCTCCCCCGGCATGTACGCCCGCGCGTTCCTTGAAGGCCGGCTGTCCGAAGAAGACATGGACGGTTTTCGCCAGGAGAAGTCCCGTGAGGGACACGCCCTGTCCTCATATCCGCACCCGCGCTCCATGCCTGATTTCTGGGAATTCCCCACCGTGTCCATGGGTATCGGTCCGATGAACGCCATTTACCAGGCGCAGTCCAACCGCTACCTGCAGAACCGCGGCCTCAAGGACACCTCTGACCAGCACGTCTGGGCCTTCCTTGGCGACGGCGAAATGGACGAGCCGGAATCGCGCGGACTGCTGCAGCTTGCCGCCAATGACAAGCTGGACAACCTGACGTTCGTGGTCAACTGCAACCTGCAGCGCCTGGACGGTCCGGTCCGCGGCAACGGCAAGATCATGCAGGAACTTGAGGCCTTCTTCCGCGGCGCCGGCTGGAACGTCATCAAGGTTGTCTGGGGCCGCGAGTGGGACTCGCTGCTCGAGAAGGACAAAGACGGCACGCTGGTGGACATCATGAACTCCACCCCCGACGGCGACTACCAGACATACAAGGCTGAGAACGGCGGGTTTGTCCGCGACCACTTCTTCGGCAAGAGCCCGGCAACCAAGGAACTGGTTGCCAATCTCACCGACGAGGAAATCTGGCAGCTTAAGCGCGGCGGCCACGATTACCGCAAGGTCTACGCCGCCTACAAGGCAGCCATGGAATTCAAGGGCAAGCCGACGGTCATCCTGGCCCACACGGTCAAGGGCTACGGCCTGGGCACGCACTTCGAGGGCCGCAATGCGACCCACCAGATGAAGAAGCTGACCCTGGATGACCTGAAGGCCTTCCGGGATCACCTTCGCATCCCGATCAGCGACGAGCAGCTCGAAGCCGATCCCTACCAGCCGCCGTACTA
This genomic interval from Arthrobacter sunyaminii contains the following:
- a CDS encoding peroxiredoxin; the encoded protein is MELTPSPAADGRYPAPDFELPNQFGEPVRLSALQGQPVLVVFFPFAFSGVCSGELDELETVREEFGRDGVRMLAVSCDSKYALRAYSQARGYSFDLLADFWPHGRVASAYEAFDADLGRPLRASFLIDEQGLVRSVVRSGAGTPRPLQAYRDAVRELTSP
- a CDS encoding serine hydrolase, with protein sequence MRMTFRRTVATVAALLLPLTAAGCGMVTTESAATGAAQESSSAPLPVDEADLLTDALDAWADEVNAYTDPEGNSSGTEFSAAVYEATSGRAWHYNPGGSYLEASLVKVPILLTLLREATQEERDLTLEEEYQAVMMIEYSDNDATTALYEAVGGAPELARTYGMLGVTETNASEVWGANETGVEDQLKIARALLEGVDWIDPGLQEFAVELMENVESGQSWGISAGASDLGAEIALKNGWLQDDALSWNVGSMGFVRAGGAEYAVVVLTSGTSTMEDGVSVVERVARIINSFETTGTPDSADTESPMWRADGSEA
- a CDS encoding NAD-dependent protein deacetylase, with the translated sequence MTNTPAGSGRSGGSRPGLGLTGFVRSDPAPSAPPPTADEERQLRRAVELLAGRRLAILTGAGMSTDSGIPDYRGPEAPPRNPMTYQEFVGDPDLRRRYWARNHVGWHHLRQAAPNAGHAAVARLERRGLTTGLITQNVDRLHTDAGSALAVDLHGRYDRVMCLECGTRYSRQTISRLLEELNPGFLERTRLDGDIAPDADADVADTEDFVVADCPVCGGMLKPDFVYFGENVPRDRVAAAFAMLNAADALLVAGSSLTVMSGLRFVKHAHKTGKPVVIINRGPTRGDDLADLKIDAGVSTALEYLAAELPDLSRDAGGPNQGP
- a CDS encoding DUF3052 domain-containing protein, which produces MSEAEAVTENSVAGRLGFKDQDLIQEFGYDEDVDFDLRDGLEDLVGSELLTEEDHEVVDGVILWWRADDGDLVDALVDSITTLDDGGVVWVLTPKSGRDGYVPPADIEEAAPTAGLHVTTSPAVSDDWAATRLVARRKK